A part of Kitasatospora acidiphila genomic DNA contains:
- a CDS encoding ABC transporter substrate-binding protein has protein sequence MSVVRTHRTRLAALGSVLIAGSLAVTGCSSSSSTSSSTSSSSGSSSGSITSPTAVPSLAAQLPAAVKSSGKLVVGVDASYAPNEFKDDSGHIQGMDVDLAGAIAAKLGLKADVRDSQFTAIIPGIQSNKFQLGMSSFTDSKDREATVDMVTYFTAGTSMAVKKGNPNKISATDLCGKKVAVQTGTTQADEIKNTLNPACQKAGKPTIPNDGDKFDLQTDVTNALVAGRDDAMLADSPVVDYAIKISGQLAKIGDTTDTAPYGAVVAKGSPLTPAIHGAIQSLIDDGTYAKILQKWGVQAGAITKSVVNGAVS, from the coding sequence ATGAGCGTCGTCCGCACTCACCGCACCCGCCTTGCCGCCTTAGGCTCCGTGCTGATAGCCGGCAGCCTGGCGGTCACCGGTTGCAGCAGCAGCAGCAGTACGAGCAGCAGCACCTCATCGTCGTCCGGCTCGTCGTCGGGCTCGATCACGTCCCCGACCGCCGTTCCCTCGCTGGCCGCCCAGCTCCCGGCCGCGGTCAAGTCCAGCGGCAAGCTGGTGGTGGGCGTCGACGCCTCCTACGCGCCCAATGAGTTCAAGGACGACAGCGGCCACATCCAGGGCATGGACGTCGACCTGGCCGGCGCCATCGCGGCCAAGCTGGGCCTGAAGGCCGACGTCCGGGACTCCCAGTTCACCGCGATCATCCCGGGCATCCAGTCGAACAAGTTCCAGCTCGGCATGAGCTCCTTCACCGACAGCAAGGACCGCGAGGCGACCGTCGACATGGTCACCTACTTCACCGCGGGCACCTCGATGGCGGTGAAGAAGGGCAACCCGAACAAGATCTCGGCCACCGACCTGTGCGGCAAGAAGGTCGCCGTGCAGACCGGTACCACCCAGGCCGACGAGATCAAGAACACCCTCAACCCGGCCTGCCAGAAGGCCGGCAAGCCGACCATCCCGAACGACGGCGACAAGTTCGACCTGCAGACCGACGTCACCAACGCGCTGGTCGCCGGCCGCGACGACGCGATGCTCGCCGACTCCCCGGTGGTCGACTACGCGATCAAGATCAGCGGCCAGCTGGCGAAGATCGGCGACACCACCGACACCGCCCCGTACGGCGCGGTGGTCGCCAAGGGCTCCCCGCTGACCCCGGCGATCCACGGCGCCATCCAGTCGCTGATCGACGACGGCACCTACGCGAAGATCCTCCAGAAGTGGGGCGTCCAGGCCGGGGCGATCACCAAGTCCGTGGTCAACGGCGCAGTCAGCTGA
- a CDS encoding amino acid ABC transporter permease, with the protein MNQTKQGAARPALPDTIKAVPVRHPGRWAGAVVILVLLAMLLNALISNPVFDWPTVGHYLFHPSIVHGVGVTLQLTVYSMLIGVIGGILLAIMRLSRNPLLSGSSYLYIWVFRGTPVLVQLVFWGFLGLLWQRISIGVPFGPAFWSQDTNTLVPTFTAALLGLGLNEAAYMAEIVRAGIQSVDEGQSEAAHALGMSRGQTMRRIVLPQAMRVIIPPTGNETISMLKTTSLVTVISLEELFRAGQNIYSHNFKNIPLLVVVSIWYLFLTSILTIGQYYVERYYARGANRALPPTPLQKLRALRVKLPTGPAAISREGGGPGV; encoded by the coding sequence GTGAACCAGACGAAACAGGGGGCGGCTCGCCCGGCACTGCCTGACACCATCAAGGCAGTGCCGGTGCGCCACCCCGGACGCTGGGCCGGCGCCGTCGTCATCCTCGTGCTGCTGGCGATGCTGCTGAACGCCCTGATATCCAACCCGGTATTCGACTGGCCGACCGTCGGCCACTACCTCTTCCACCCGAGCATCGTCCACGGCGTCGGCGTGACCCTGCAGCTGACCGTCTACTCGATGCTGATCGGCGTGATCGGCGGCATCCTGCTGGCGATCATGCGGCTCTCCCGCAATCCGCTGCTCTCCGGCAGCTCGTACCTCTACATCTGGGTCTTCCGCGGCACCCCGGTCCTGGTGCAGCTGGTGTTCTGGGGCTTCCTCGGGCTGCTCTGGCAGCGGATCTCGATCGGCGTGCCGTTCGGTCCGGCGTTCTGGTCCCAGGACACCAACACCCTGGTGCCCACCTTCACGGCCGCCCTGCTGGGCCTCGGCCTGAACGAGGCCGCCTACATGGCCGAGATCGTCCGGGCCGGCATCCAGTCGGTGGACGAGGGCCAGAGCGAGGCGGCCCACGCCCTCGGCATGAGCCGCGGCCAGACGATGCGCCGGATCGTGCTGCCGCAGGCGATGCGGGTGATCATCCCGCCGACCGGCAACGAGACCATCTCGATGCTGAAGACCACCTCGCTGGTCACCGTGATCTCGCTGGAGGAGCTGTTCCGGGCCGGCCAGAACATCTACTCGCACAACTTCAAGAACATCCCGCTGCTGGTCGTGGTCTCGATCTGGTACCTGTTCCTGACCTCGATCCTCACCATCGGCCAGTACTACGTGGAGCGGTACTACGCCCGCGGCGCCAACCGGGCGCTGCCACCGACCCCGCTGCAGAAGCTGCGGGCGCTCCGGGTGAAGCTCCCGACCGGGCCGGCGGCAATTTCCAGGGAAGGCGGTGGTCCCGGTGTCTGA
- a CDS encoding amino acid ABC transporter ATP-binding protein — MRKSFGLVEVLKGIDLEVKQGEVFCLIGPSGSGKSTFLRCINHLEKVSSGRLSVAGELVGYQQRGDRLYELKEREVARKRRDIGMVFQRFNLFPHMTALENIVEAPVQVKGVSKAAARERARELLARVGLADKAANYPSQLSGGQQQRVAIARALAMDPKLMLFDEPTSALDPELVGDVLDVMRGLAEEGMTMVVVTHEMGFAREVGDALVFMDDGVVVESGHPRDVLTDPQHDRTKAFLSKVL, encoded by the coding sequence GTGCGCAAGTCCTTCGGCCTGGTGGAGGTGCTCAAGGGCATCGACCTGGAGGTCAAGCAGGGCGAGGTGTTCTGCCTGATCGGACCGTCAGGATCGGGCAAGTCCACCTTCCTGCGCTGCATCAACCACCTGGAGAAGGTCAGCAGCGGCCGGCTCTCGGTGGCCGGGGAGCTGGTCGGCTACCAGCAGCGGGGCGACCGGCTGTACGAGCTGAAGGAGCGCGAGGTGGCGCGCAAGCGGCGCGACATCGGCATGGTCTTCCAGCGCTTCAACCTGTTCCCGCACATGACCGCCCTGGAGAACATCGTCGAGGCCCCGGTGCAGGTCAAGGGCGTGTCCAAGGCCGCCGCCCGGGAGCGGGCCCGGGAGCTGCTGGCGCGGGTGGGCCTGGCCGACAAGGCCGCCAACTACCCGTCCCAGCTCTCCGGCGGCCAGCAGCAGCGGGTGGCGATCGCCCGGGCGCTCGCCATGGACCCCAAGCTGATGCTCTTCGACGAGCCCACCTCGGCGCTCGACCCGGAGCTGGTCGGCGATGTGCTGGACGTGATGCGCGGGCTCGCCGAGGAGGGCATGACCATGGTCGTGGTCACCCATGAGATGGGTTTCGCCCGCGAGGTCGGCGACGCGCTGGTCTTCATGGACGACGGTGTGGTGGTGGAATCCGGCCACCCGCGCGACGTGCTCACCGATCCGCAGCACGACCGGACCAAGGCATTCCTCTCCAAGGTCCTCTGA